Within the Gracilinema caldarium DSM 7334 genome, the region AAATGCCGAAACAGACCTTTATTTTCGGCGCCAAGGCCGCTTCAGGATACCGGCGGGCTAAGTCGATCATCTCCCTCATCTGTGCAGAGGCCGCCCGGATCGACGCCGATCCCCGTGTCAAGGGCCGGCTCAAGGTAGTTTTCGCAGAAAATTACCGGGTAACCCTGGCAGAGAAAATCATTCCCGCCGCAGAGGTCTCCGAACAGATTTCCACCGCCGGTAAGGAAGCCAGCGGCACCGGCAATATGAAATTCATGATGAACGGTGCCTTGACCCTGGGGACCATGGACGGTGCCAATGTCGAAATTGTCCAGGAAGTGGGCCGGAAAAATGCCTTCATTTTCGGTCTTACCGCCGAAGAAATTGCCGCAGTCGAAGCAACCCACTCCTACGATCCTCACCTGTATCTGGGACGCAATCCCGCCCTCGCTCGGGTGGTTCACCAGCTTGTGGATGGCACCTTCGGCCACGAATTCCAGGCAGCCTTTAAGGAACTCTATGACTCTTTAGTACATGGGGTTGATGGCAGCCGCCCGGATTCCTACTACGTTCTTGCCGATTTCGATGCCTATGTGCAAGCCCACGAAAAAGTAGTCAGCACCTACGCCGACCAGGACACATGGAACAAAATGGCCATCATCAATGTGGCCCGCTCGGGAATCTTCTCCACCGACCGGACCATTGCTGAATATGCCAATGATATTTGGAAAATAAAGCCAATCGCAGTAAAATAAAATGGAAGGTTGATGAACTGCGCGGGGCTCCTGAAGTGATCTCCCCTGTGGGAGACCCTTTGGGGGGACCATAAGGGAAATCCCTCGGGAGTCCCGCACACCGTAGAAAGCCAAAAAGGCCCTGGGACAGTACAGTCCTGGGCCTTTTTTATGTCTTGTATGGTAATGCAGATACTCGTTAATGCAGATACTCGGTGTGATCCTTAAGATTGCCCGCAATATAAGCCTGAACCGCCTCATCGATCGTTGCAAAATCGGTAACCACCGGGGTAATGCCTGCCTGTTTCATGCTTTCATAGGCACCATAGCCCATGCCGCCTGCAACCAACATATTACAGTCAGTGATCGCCTGAGCCATCCGAGCATGTCGGTCCTGAGACGCCGGATCAAAGCCGTGCCGTTCACCGTGACCAGCACCATGATGGTCATGGTGGTCGTGATGGCCATTATGCCCCCCTGCGAACTGGGCATGGCCCATTTTTTCCCGTTGCTCCCGGGCAACAATTTTGCCATTTTCTATAGTCAGAACTTCATAAAAGCGTGCCCTGCCGAAATGCTTACTGATGGTTTTGCCATCATCGGTTACAAAGGCTATTTTCATTGTATCATCCTCCATATTATTAGCATATGCTCATTATAATAACCCCATATCATTATGGCAAGAGGGATATTCCTTTTTACTTGCAGAAGCGGAGTACACCTGTTACCTTTATAGTATGAAGAACCAAAGGCCTCCGACAATGCGTATAATGCAGGCCCCATTTAACTGTCTCACCCCGGATCTTATCACGGATTCTATAGAAGAAGCCTTTGGTATAAGCCTCGAAAACCTCATCTATCCCTATCCAAGCTATATTAATCGTGTATACGGTCTACAAGACACCGACGATAAAGAATATGTTGCCAAATTTTACCGACCAGGCCGCTGGTCCCAGCAACAAATTCGAGAGGAACACCAATTTCTGCAAGATCTATACCTGGGAGAATGCCCGGTAGTACTTCCCATTCCCGACCAGGAAGGGGCAACCCTGCAGACCCTGAACCTCGAAACCTATAACCCCAACTCAGATCAGATTGATGAATTGATTTTTCATTTTGCTCTTTTTCCCAAGCAGACAGGACGTGCCTTTGATCCGGAAACTGATGAAGACTGGATCCGGCTGGGTTCTCTTGCAGGCCGCATCCATGTAAGCGGCCGGAAATCCCCAAAATTATCCCGGTACCGACTCGATGCCTTTCGTTTAAAATATTATATTGATGAACTTCTTAAGGCTGGGCTTATCCCGGAGGAGTCTTTGTCCGACTTTTTATTTATTACAACAAAAGCCTTCGAACTCTTAAAAAACCATAACGAATCTATCCAGAGTATGTGTCTCCATGGCGACTTTCACAGAGGGAACCTCATCTACAACAGTGAAACGGGCCTTTCCATTATTGATTTTGATGACATGTGCGAAGGACCTGCAGTCCAGGATCTCTGGCTTTTACTGCCGGGTCACCACCGTGACAGTAGACGTGAACTGGAACTTATTCTCGAAGGATACACCGAGTTTATGGAATTTAACCAAGAAGAACTGAAGCTCATAGAGGACCTCCGGTTTTTCCGTATGATCCATTTCCTTCACTGGCAGAGCCAACAACGCTTTGACCGGGCTTTTTACCAGCATTTTCCCGATTGGGGCAACCATGCCTTCTGGATTAAGTGCATAGAGGACCTGCAGGACCAGCTATTGGAAATGGGGGGCTGAAAAACCTCTGTTTCCTATAACCCCAGCCCTTCATCGAGGCCCAGGGCAATATTCATACATTGTAAGGCCGCCCCGGACGCCCCTTTCCCGAGGTTGTCGAGCCGGCAGATCAGCAGGGCCTGGGCGTCGTTGCCGAACACAAAGATCTCTGCCCGGTTGGTCCCGTTGCAGGCGGTCGGATCAAAGTAGCCAGCTTCGGGTAACGACGCCTCTCCAAGGGGCATCGGCCGCACAAAGCGGCTGTGGCCATACCGCTCAGCATACACCTGCTGCAACGCTTCAAGATTTGCTTTTTTTGCCAGGGTATCCAGATGGAGTGGTATGGCCACTGCCATACCCCGCTCAAAATTCCCGATAATAGGGGTAAAAAGGGGCGTCCGGGAAAGGCCCCCATGGAGCCTCATCTCCGGAAGGTGTTTGTGCTGCAGGCCCAAGGCATAGTGCCGCCCTGCCTCCATCCCGGTACCTGCCCCGGATCCTGCCTTGTAGGCATCGATGAGCTTGTGGCCGCCCCCGGAATAGCCGGTAACCGAATGGCAGGTTACGGGATAGTCGGGACCGATAAGCCCAGCATCCACCAGGGGGCGGACCAGGAGTACAAAACCCGTAGCATGGCAGCCCGGCACAGCAATCCGGCAGGACTGGCCAATGCGTGACCGCTGATCGGGAGACAGCTCCGGCAGCCCATAGGTCCAATCCGGCAGGGTCCGATGGGCCGTGCTTGCATCTATGACAATCGTGTCAGGATTGGTTACTAGGGAAGCTGACTCCCGGGCGGCATCATCGGGAAGGCAGAGGAAGACCACATCGGACAAGTTAATAAGCCGGCGCCGTTCATCAATATCTTTCCGCAGTTCGTTTTCTATAGTAAGGACTTCGACATCACTGCGGCGTGCCAGCCGTTCCCCGATCTGTAGCCCGGTGGTCCCCGCATTTCCATCCACAAACACTCGATAGCTCATGGGGCTATTATGACAAAATATTGCGGGGTGTACAAGAATAGATTAAGAAATCGGGGACCATAGG harbors:
- a CDS encoding NifB/NifX family molybdenum-iron cluster-binding protein translates to MEDDTMKIAFVTDDGKTISKHFGRARFYEVLTIENGKIVAREQREKMGHAQFAGGHNGHHDHHDHHGAGHGERHGFDPASQDRHARMAQAITDCNMLVAGGMGYGAYESMKQAGITPVVTDFATIDEAVQAYIAGNLKDHTEYLH
- a CDS encoding serine/threonine protein kinase, giving the protein MQAPFNCLTPDLITDSIEEAFGISLENLIYPYPSYINRVYGLQDTDDKEYVAKFYRPGRWSQQQIREEHQFLQDLYLGECPVVLPIPDQEGATLQTLNLETYNPNSDQIDELIFHFALFPKQTGRAFDPETDEDWIRLGSLAGRIHVSGRKSPKLSRYRLDAFRLKYYIDELLKAGLIPEESLSDFLFITTKAFELLKNHNESIQSMCLHGDFHRGNLIYNSETGLSIIDFDDMCEGPAVQDLWLLLPGHHRDSRRELELILEGYTEFMEFNQEELKLIEDLRFFRMIHFLHWQSQQRFDRAFYQHFPDWGNHAFWIKCIEDLQDQLLEMGG
- the argC gene encoding N-acetyl-gamma-glutamyl-phosphate reductase; the encoded protein is MSYRVFVDGNAGTTGLQIGERLARRSDVEVLTIENELRKDIDERRRLINLSDVVFLCLPDDAARESASLVTNPDTIVIDASTAHRTLPDWTYGLPELSPDQRSRIGQSCRIAVPGCHATGFVLLVRPLVDAGLIGPDYPVTCHSVTGYSGGGHKLIDAYKAGSGAGTGMEAGRHYALGLQHKHLPEMRLHGGLSRTPLFTPIIGNFERGMAVAIPLHLDTLAKKANLEALQQVYAERYGHSRFVRPMPLGEASLPEAGYFDPTACNGTNRAEIFVFGNDAQALLICRLDNLGKGASGAALQCMNIALGLDEGLGL